A region of the Drosophila ananassae strain 14024-0371.13 chromosome XL, ASM1763931v2, whole genome shotgun sequence genome:
GATTGTAAAGATGAGATCTGGGTGGTTATTAGAGATTAAAAATAGATAGATATATCTTAATCTAATAGATATACCTATTTTTATGAGGGTTATAGATAGAAGTACTAGGATGcaatacaaataataaaataaagtaaagaaATACATGGAATACATGAGGAATGAGTGCAGGAATGAGTTAATATTATAATACAAtgagaaatatatattatattgtaATACATGGCACATAGTATATTTTAGATAACTCTCTTAAGTCTTGGAATAAAAGTATGACATATTATTGCAATTATAGAATGATGccattttcattaaaagacATCAGTTCCCCCAAGTGTTTATGGATCTTGTCGTTTCCATTTTTCCAGCCCATAGCCCATAGCCCATAGCCCATATAGCCCCTACTCGTGTCACTCCCAGCGAGCATTCAAATTCTGCTTCCAATTAAAGGTGACATCATGGCATTCCCACTCCGAATTCCAACAGCGACCTTGGGAGGTGTCCGTCCGTCCTCAATGCCAGGTCACTGTCTGTGGTCTTTTCGGGAGGGAATTGTGGAGAGAATTATGACTAGAACTGAGACTACTACTGATATTTTACAGAACTGGGCTATTATAGACTATACACTTTATAGAAGATACTCTGTAGATCTTCTAGATACAATATATACAAGCTTACACTATATATTCTTACAAGATGGTCTAGTTTCTAGACAATCCAAGGTGTTTGTTGGAAGAATAATGTTCTAGAATAAACATTGGGACTTGTTATAGCCTCAGTTCTATTTGGAAATCTACGAATAGTGTATCTTAAGATGTATTATTAGCCGTAACTTTTTAGTTTATGATTTCACAACAAAGAACTATTCTCCTCCTCCAGGTGGTGGGCATCATCTGCATGGCCCTGGCCTCTCCGCCCCTGACCTCGGCCACCTCGTTCTTCATGTTCGTGATCGTGGTCTCGTTCATCATCACCATCCTGCTCATCTTCGCCTACTTCCTGGGCATCCGTGAGGCCCTCAACGTCTCCGTCAACTGGGTATTCTTGGTGAGTCCACAAATACAGTTAATCCCTAAGATCCTTCCTAAATACTGTCTTCCATTTGCAGGAGCTGATCACCACCGCTGTACTGACGCTGTTGTACTTCATCGGGTTCATTGTCCAGCTGGCCAGGTGGTCGGATGTGCGAGACACTCCGGGCACGGGATCCAACATAGCTGCCGGCGTCTTCGGGCTGTTCAACTTCCTGGCCTATGCGGCGGGCACGTACTTCCTGTTCTTGGCGCACCGGTCGGGAGCCACCCACTAAGTCCGAAGTCCGAAGGATCAGCTATCAGGACGAACCCCAGGACGGAACTTAGTGTAGAATTACTTCTATTTGTTAACAGATTAAGTGTAATTTCGTccgtttttcatttttttttgtttgttatttatGCGAGGACAGAGGACAGTGGACAGAGGACATAGTTGAACTGAAGGACATCCGGAATGGAGAGCTCAATGGAACTTCGCGACTTGatatgtttttaatgttattttttaatgccCTAACTTATAATGCCGATGCTAAAGCTTAAGATTAAAGTCACCCGAAGAATCACAGGATCTCAGTTTTCCCCATTAGGGGAACTGGGAAAGGATAATGGCTGTTCCTCGACAGACATCCTCGACACACATAtgcacaaaataaataaataaatgaatacaaaaattaaatagtaaCGGCAGAGAGTCaagttcaataaattatttgtattttctcAACCACTGCGTACGCGCAACTCTTGAGTTTTAAAATCTTTTGGGGGGGGGAAACATACTCGTGCATTTTAAATCGTCTGTCGGATATCCGGGTTATCTTCAATGGGCTATATCTTAATGGTTCTACATCTCttatttctctctctctctcttataATTTAAGCGGTTTCACAGCTGGCCCCCCGAACACACCGATCCACACCCGTACACATTTGACACTTGATTCCACTCGGTTCGGGTTACTCCTTCGGGTGATTCCTGATCATGATCCGGCGTGGTGGCGCTGCTGATTAGTGGAGGCGATGCTTCTAACTGGCACTGGTACTGATGCTAATGCTGATTCTAATGATGGTATtcctgctgcttctgctccttACTGGACGCTTCTACAGCTATTCTCGTTAACCGTTTCCTTCTGAAActgattcggattcggattcgatTGAGGATGCAACTACTGGGGGGGAGGCGGATGATGAAGTTACTTCTAGACATGGGATTGGTGGGGGGACGACACTGGTGGTTATCGTCTGGTGGTTATTGCGACACGGCTCCGGTTCGTTGTGGATGAACGGCCATGGCCAAATGCGTATCCGAACCGACAGCCGATCATTTCCCGATGATGAGCGAGGCTCGCCGTCGGTGCTAAAAGTACTTCTTCATCTCGTCGTAAATGGCGAGCACCAAGGCGCCGCCGGTACCGCGGATAATGTTCGACAGGGCGCCCTTAAAGAAGGCACCGATACCCTCTGTCTTGGCAATCACCACCCAGCAGTGGGCCGTGTTCTTGTACAGCATCTCCGACTTCTTCAGACCCGACTGCATCATCATCCGACGACGCACCGTGTCGAATGGATAGGAAGCGATACCAGCCACCGTGGTCACCACCTGGGCGATGGCCCAGCTCACGTAGAAGGGTGTGTTCTTCGGGTTGGGCAAGTAGTCGCGGCACGTGTCGTAGAAGCCAAAGTAGGCCGCTCGATAGATGATGATGCCCTGGACGGAGACGATGAAGCCGCGATACAATCCGATGGGGCCGTCGCTCTTCACGACCTTCACCAGGCAGTCGATCAGGCCGTTGAACTCTCGGTTGCCGCCCTTGCCCACATCGGCAGCGAGtctaaaattatataatattaaatatattatttttataaaaaaaagtaggaTAGTGGAAGAAATAACTCACCGAGTTCGAGCAAAGTCCAAAGGATACACAAAGCACAAGGACGTGGCACCTGCAGCGCCGCCGGAAGCCAAGTTTCCGGCAAAATGGCGCCAGAACTGTTTATGTTTGTCGATGCCTCCAAGGAAGACCTACAGCGAAGAAGATTATTACTAGGATTACCACCAGGACTGCCTTGCAACTCACCGATTTGTAGACATCCTTGAATGCAAAGTTGAGTGCCTGGGTGGGAAAATAACGTATCACATTGGCCAAGTTTCCACGCCAAAAGGATCCGAATCCCTGCTCCTTGGGTATACGGATGAAACAATCGATGATACCCTTGTAGCGCTGATCCTGCGATATCTGCTTGGAGACCTCCTGGACCTGCAGGAGCAGCTTGACACGCTCGATGGGAGCGACCGCCGTCTTGGCCACGGCCGCCGACACACCGCCCATCATGAAGTCCATCAGGAAGCCCTTGAGATCCTTGCGCCCGGAGCCGCCGCCACCTCCTTCTTCACCCATCTTGGACCGTTTTTGTTACTTCTTGGCTTGTCGAATAAAACGAATCAGTTTCGCATCAGAGTTGGGGAGTTAAaagggtaaaaaaaaaaatacgttttttggttagtttttctttactttttttttttttggggtactttttttttttttgtttagtttttggtgcaatttataattttgattcAGGAACGAATTGAGACCCGAACTGACATAGGCTAACGAGATTGTGAGCTCCCTCGATTCGATTCTCGACTTGATGGGGCAGGGCTGGCATGGCCAACTCCAAGCTCCAAAGCACTCGGCTCTCGGGACGGTATCGAAGCAGGCCAACTCGGATAAGTCAAGAGAAATTGGTCAATaggtatatataaatatatctgtatctgtacgTCAATCTGACACTGTCCGTTTCAAGGATCTCACTATTCTTCCTTTtctaaaagtttaaaagccaAACATGCACTTGACAGACTGGAAAAAAGGTGTCCTACAAGGATCTTACAATATGAAGGTATGGAATTCTTAAAATCTCACAAAAAATCAATcagaattattttatattccaaGTAActagaataaaaaatatatggaTGTCAATCTCGCAGTTTCATTATAAGGATCTctcgtaaaaaaaaataaataaataaatatgttttatattaaCAAGTTTTGAACAAAAAAGCTCTCCCAATTTTACACATTCTATAAAGGTTTAAGAATAAAGATAAAACTCTTAACCAATTATtgggatatctttataacattttatttaatcactgtggacggaagtccacgaggtgacgacctgcatgcctaggcgtgcgcgaggaaactctatatatagccgaagaattaaaaattttctgtaggcaaccgatctaaatgaatgatataccaatcgaaaggtattgtttcaattagataatttttgtcgaaacatattccaaaagttatttggtttgggagaaattagggtgaaagtaaaaaaattttttatcactaaagtggggcttgtggacacattttagtccccagatagaatatttttatatattcgcattctagagctaaatacgcgtcgattggtacctcaatcgacccgatccaacatttcattcagaagttattcaaaaaattcgattttttcttcttcttcaaaatgaagccagtttgcgtcggtttgtcggtttgtctgtttgcactatttttatcttaaaaatcctgaaaaaattggaaaatgtttgttactatcatatgagcaactattgttctacaactttttgaaatacctttagcttacgtcaaaaaattaaaaaaactttgttaatgaaaaaattcataactttataattaagaaagatattaaaaaaagctttacagcgttgaaatggttttttaaatatcaatttcactttctttgagaccaaacgtctatatagtaaaaaaacaaaaatacactgaaaataaacctttttttttagaaaaaaaattatttttcaaaattgactcgactgatcctttttttttattgcacgtgtagatagcttttgagatgacgcaactttcgatatatcgcttatatctggcaaaatccgttaactcaagatatagtcctgtaagtgcagctacccattttgtccAGCCTcttgtgaagcttgcatttacttatatgtacatgtgtatgtatttgattggcatctttgctttttggagtctgcttatatttggtcaataccctaaaaaatatggagtatgtatatcttttcagattttagtttatatatttaaaaataaaatccaaataaaaaagggcttaaaaagtaaaacgtaaacattgactcaattaggattagaactcaggccctcccgtgttagaaaccacaacgctctccactcggctaatctcgaacttcgttatttgatggcaaattttgatgtaattctgctttgagtttcagtgtctcatgtgttaatgagaagaatgcaaaatttttatgagtagaacgctttatatgcatatatttatatgcatgcactgagcatataatgcatataaataaatgcagccaccaccgttttgggccaaatcatggattaaaagctaaaaaaaaaccaggaaaaccaactccgccaatacttttctaatatttattattttatatcgcacacccaaaatatattgttacattcaacaattggtttaactagaaaaactggaaaaacgaaatttccagtttttttaaattttttatctatgcgcatttatttttgatataatacatgtttattatatgattgatcggatatgccataactttgttttcttttataagttagaaggatgggacttactacagattgcattttgggaaatcttatccgatttgcaaaattttattaggataattggcttaactttgttgtttttgaagctagaatgatgggactatctatggtttccgttttgggcaatctaatcctatgtttcataagaatcggccaactatttcctatacctgccatataactggatacctgccatataacggaaatggcacaacctttctatttttaaagattcttgagctgtttccaatatttttattagaaattttgttgatggtgaaagtcttataagaatcggacaactatataggatccgatatatataataataatataagcttctgcttaactgcaagggtatataaacttcggctccgcccgaagttagctttcctttcttgtttttttgaaatttattatatagtggaactctcataaggataggcctctcatctgttaatttgttaaaataatttggtttcccacaactacgaaacaattttggatttaaaatacatttttgggcaaatttttaattaaaatttttaaactaaccaaattccaaaacctttgtaaattaaaaatacgtataacttcagagccactgaagctatcgaaaaattctttacgtctttggaaaggtttttaattattccaccttcttgaatgtcaaaatctatagacttaaaaaaaaaaagagttttgatgtttatcctaacaattaaagtattgctaactgtgtgaatcgcctgtccagaggttacttccatatatatatattctatatattatgcgttctgttttaaataattgaagatcaatatatacaaaaaacaactgatatcatataaaaaaacctcttgacgaggtaaagtaccggtgacgaacctgcatgcaaaacccaaaatatctgatatcaattttagtgacgaaaatatgctatataggtgtacaaaattgcatataaaaaaaatattcttgttcggcacgtgcaagaaaaacaaaaaaaaaatcagtcacgtgccgaacaagaatattttttatatgcaattttgtacaccgatatagcatattttcgtcactaaaattgatatcagatattttgggttttgcatgcaggttcgtcaccggtactttacctcgtcaagaggtttttttatatgatacaATCTcatctcaatatttaattttctaaaacgaacaaaattcaaaatggaaAAACATATCCTGAATAAAAGTCTCTAATAAGGATCAAATTTAATAGCCAATATTCAAGGATCTTACAATATTCAGTAAGGAATTCTTATAATCTcacaataaattaatattgtGTATTATAatagatacatatatatataatatatatggaTGTTAATCTCACGGTTTCATTACAAATCTCTcgtaaaaaaagaaacaaaaaattaaatatgttttatattaaCAGGTTTTGAACAAAAAAGCTCTCTATTCTAGAAATTTTACTTTTACTCATACTTAGAAGTTTTTAGTATAAAGATGAAATGTAATTAAACTAATTTATTAGAATCTCTTCATAATATTCCATTTAAAACAATCTCacctcaatatttaattttctaaaacgaacaaaattcaaaatgaaaaacatATCCTGAATAAAAGTCTCTAATAAGGatcaaatttgtttaaaaacagTCAAATCTCTTAAAATATTCCCTATGGAATATTTAATCTCACAATAAATCAATTagaataatttaataattccGAATATTTACAAGTTTCATTATAAAGAATCTctcgtaaaaaaaattttaaacaaaatagcTATATATTCTAGAATTCTTCCACACATTCTAGgaagtttaaaaaatagagatatatttttcttaacaaaTTGTTGCATCGCACAATATATAATTTTCTAAATcgtaaaaaattaaacacgAAGATGTCTTAAATAAAAGGGATatggaatatttattttcactgTAAATCAATCAAAATGATATaataaatgcatttaaatCTCGCTTCACAGTTTCGTTATAAAGGATCTccatttaaaacataaaaatcaaacatatacatatttattaaataaaaaagcttcCAGAATTCTAGAATTCTTAATTGAAGGATCTACAATATTCAATATGGAATAAATCAATCGGAATTATCTGTTAAAAATGGATTTTAATCCCACAATTTCGTTTTAAAGGATctctctttaaaaaataaataaaaaatcaaaaatttatcAGCAATTCTTAAGCAAAAAAGCTCTTCATTCTACATTCTTCtacatttattataatttaaaaattatgtaaAATAGAGATTTAATTCTGAAACGATTTTGAAGATCTCACAAtctaatatttttgaaaataagtTCCAAACTAGACAACAAAAGTTCTCCAACTGTTActgttttaaaataaagacATAATTCTGAAGCAATCAATATAATTAGTGTTTATTACTAAAGAATATACTAAACTAGTTTGTGATTTGAACTTTATTAAGTGAAACTGGCAAGATTTAAGATAATCTAAGATAAGATTCGGAtaaaattaaaggaaaatgaaaagaatTTCAAAAGCTTTCGACATCTTCTGttagtaaaaaattgaaaacaaaaatgtctaGTTCAGAAAGTGCCAATTTTCCTCACTGAATCTGAAATAAAGCTTTTGTTTCAAATGAGAAAACTTTTCCATTGAATTCTTGAGACTTTGGAGCGCCTCGAAAGAATGATAGAATATCCAGTATCCCTGGTACACAGTAACCCTTGGACCGAACAAAGGTCATCTCCACCCACACATATATATCcaaatcaaattttaaataaatatatagagtATGGAGTATATAGAGCATATAGGACGAAAGAAAACGCAAAACATTGTActatttttatcaatttttatatatttttaaaccaacCGAAGTTGAGTTTGTGGTTTGTTGTGTCGGAGGCTGAGAATCTACAGGTGTTGGGTTGATTCTGCAGCAGGCACTGCTGCGTCCTCCGATCGATAACATTCTCCGTTTCTGGCTCGGGGGGATGGGGATGGTAGATGGTAAATGGTAGTAGCCTAGCCTTGAAGACTTAATAATACTATTTCGTCATATAGGCCGCCCCCTCTCCACCGCCCCTCCACCGACTGTCTAGTGTTCTTGTTCTATTGATTCTCTGGTGCTGATTCTCTGACTCCTCTACTGGCCATCGTTCCACAATTAATATCCCagttattatatataatataatttcgTTAATTATTACGAAATCGCGGGGGTGTGTGGGGAAGGAAGGGTAgcagtagtagtagtagttatTGCTTGCCGTTGTTCTTGGTAAGATCGAAACTTGCTGTTtggttttggatttttttttactttaacttTTACATTGCGTTTGCTGTTCTCGCATTCTCAGTTATCTAACATAATTAGCTGGtagtgttttgttgttttgttgtatgttgttgttgtatttttgcttgtttttgaataatttaataatttaatttacaaGAACTTCTTGATCTCATCGTACAACACAAGCACGAAAGCACCGCCAGTGCCTCTGAGAACGTTGGAGAAGGCACCCTTGAAGAAGGCGCCGGTGCCCTCCTGCTTGGCGATGGTTGCCCAGCAGTGCAGTGTGTTCTTGTAGATGATCTCGGTGGACTTGCGGCCAGACTGCATCATCATGCGACGACGGACAGTATCGAAGGGATAGGAGACAATGCCAGCAACGGTTGTCACAACCTGGGCGATGGCCCAGCTGATGTAGATGGGTGTGTTCTTGGGATCGGGCAACATGCCGCGAGCGGTATCGTAGAAGCCGAAGTAGGCGGCACGGTAGATGATGATGCCCTGGACGGACACTCCGAAGCCGCGGTACAATCCAACGATGCCGTCGCTCTTGAAGATCTTGGTCAAGCAGTTGCCCAGACCGGTGAACTCGCGAGCTCCACCCTTGCCAGTATCAGCAGCCAAgctgttattgttttttttatagaataaatatattaaattatttttgttttttgttcatttttcattaattcaATTTACTTACCGAGTACGGGCAAAGTCCAAGGGATAGACAAAGCACAGAGAGGTAGCACCAGCAGCACCACCGGAGGCCAAGTTGCCCAAGAAGTAGCGGGTGAACTGGGTGTTCTTGTCAACACCTCCCAGGAAGacctaaaatttaatataaaatttagTCTCTACAGTTTCGATAGGGAGGTGGGTGATAGATGGTGGTATTTACTGTACCTGCTTGTACTTGTCCTTGAAGGCAAAGTTAAGAGCCTGGGTTGGGAAGTAACGGATGACGTTGGCCAAGTTACCGCGCCAGTACGAGCCGAAACCCTGTTCCTTTGGAATGCGGATAAAGCAATCAACCATGCCCTTGTACTGCTTGTCGGGGCTGATTTGTTTCGAGATGTGCTGAACCTGCAGGAGCAGCTTCACACGCTCGATGGGGGCGACGGCAGTCTTTGAGACGGCTGCGGAGATGCCTCCGGCAGCGAAGTCCTTGACGAATCCAACAGCATCGAAATCCTTGCCCATTTTGCTGTAAACATACAGCGGGATTTCCCGCAACTCTCATTAGTCTCTCTCTTGGCCCATTTCCTCTCAATCGTTGATGATATTTTGGatgaattttgttttattttttttgttttttgtccaTGGCATGCAGATTGGTGGTTGATTACCTTGCTTCTCACCCATGCGTTGCATAATGTTACGGTTACGATATAATATGTGGTACGACATGGCGGATGAGTGATAATCACTTGCAGAGTGCAGATAGCCCAAAGCCAAATGAAAATGTCAAAGTTTTGATGTCAATGTTCTAAATAAAAAGGTGGGATGGATGGATGTCTCTTTGTTGTCACACACACGGAACCGGGAAGAAATAAACGGGGTAGGGATACGTGCACTTTTTTTCacacaacttttttttttttaaatacagtgaggaaaatgaaaaggtgtttgtttttaaatgaaaacttaaaactaaaaagttaTGCTTGGCATGCAGTGTTAGTATATGAGTTAGAATAAAGATTAGTCTATATATTAGCtacaaatataattaaatgatAGTTAATATATTAGTAGTAAACATCAgcattttttgcaaaaatatataattaagccattttttttttttttacgatttttaATGGTAAGCACTTTGCCGGCCAAACTGGTTTCCGACCAAAATGGTGCCAATGAATCAGTTTTTTTTGCCGGCTTAACTGCCACGTGGTTCAAAGCCAACCACAAAACGAATGGAAATTCATCAAAACTTTCAAGTCCAAGccattttcatcaaattttgttaaaaatgttaattaatttccaaACAAATTGTTTACGTGGCAACTCTATTATTCGCATTCTGTGCAGTTTACAATcccaatttatatttttcatttaagaATTGTTTGGATTACATAATGGCcttaaatagaaaaaaaaattcgaagaaCCACAGAAGTTCAATGGAGAATCATGGCGTATGGGGCCTTGGCACAAGTGTGAGAGAGATGGCAACAGCCACcacacttatttttttgctttctattttctctctttttcggtttcggttttgcCATTGAAACGTTTTcgtatttctttaaatttagaaTTTCAAGTGTAGAAAACGTCGGTGGCGGCTGCCATTTTGGCCGATTTCTGTGAAAAATTAGCATACTCTAGGCCGCGGCAGCCAAAAAGACCAGATGAGTTTATGTAATCACTTGGCATTGCGAATAGAAAGGAAAGAAAGAGAGTCGGCTGCTCTCTCTCTTCTGGTTGTATTATCTAATGGTGGGGCGGCGGGCTTAAGAGCGAGCACAAAGAGAGCACACCGGAGCTTTTGCAAAGAGCAAGAGAGAGCACGTGATGTAATTGCCGCAGCtggaaaaattttagctggacGAAGACGAAGGCGGCGAAGGGGCAGAGTGGCACGTGGAAGAAGCCAAAGGGCACTATTGTAGTATCCATTGTAGTTCCTTTATCGGATTGTGCATTTAAACCATTATTTTGGATTGCATAAGCTAC
Encoded here:
- the LOC6503132 gene encoding CKLF-like MARVEL transmembrane domain-containing protein 3, giving the protein MVETVVNIERTTTTTTNGPPGGGNPSSEGASWGAIRLNTDYYRTIPGILKLVQFVVGIICMALASPPLTSATSFFMFVIVVSFIITILLIFAYFLGIREALNVSVNWVFLELITTAVLTLLYFIGFIVQLARWSDVRDTPGTGSNIAAGVFGLFNFLAYAAGTYFLFLAHRSGATH
- the LOC6502977 gene encoding ADP,ATP carrier protein — protein: MGEEGGGGGSGRKDLKGFLMDFMMGGVSAAVAKTAVAPIERVKLLLQVQEVSKQISQDQRYKGIIDCFIRIPKEQGFGSFWRGNLANVIRYFPTQALNFAFKDVYKSVFLGGIDKHKQFWRHFAGNLASGGAAGATSLCFVYPLDFARTRLAADVGKGGNREFNGLIDCLVKVVKSDGPIGLYRGFIVSVQGIIIYRAAYFGFYDTCRDYLPNPKNTPFYVSWAIAQVVTTVAGIASYPFDTVRRRMMMQSGLKKSEMLYKNTAHCWVVIAKTEGIGAFFKGALSNIIRGTGGALVLAIYDEMKKYF
- the LOC6502976 gene encoding ADP,ATP carrier protein, whose product is MGKDFDAVGFVKDFAAGGISAAVSKTAVAPIERVKLLLQVQHISKQISPDKQYKGMVDCFIRIPKEQGFGSYWRGNLANVIRYFPTQALNFAFKDKYKQVFLGGVDKNTQFTRYFLGNLASGGAAGATSLCFVYPLDFARTRLAADTGKGGAREFTGLGNCLTKIFKSDGIVGLYRGFGVSVQGIIIYRAAYFGFYDTARGMLPDPKNTPIYISWAIAQVVTTVAGIVSYPFDTVRRRMMMQSGRKSTEIIYKNTLHCWATIAKQEGTGAFFKGAFSNVLRGTGGAFVLVLYDEIKKFL